ATTTGGCGGTCAAATCGGGATCAGTCAGGAGGTGTTGTCTTTACTTCCGACGATATCGTTGAAGAGTTTGCCGTTTTCGACGGCGACGTCGCGTGTCACATGGAGCCCGGCAATCATTTCGTTTGGCTCAGCGCTAAGCCCGCACAAGTGCTTATTCGCTGGGGACTCGGCGACCAGGCGGGTGCGGCATATGTTCCAGTCTTGGATGAGTTTGGCCGATTGGCCGGAGCAGAACTCAAGCCGGTTGATGTCGATCAAGCCTGGTCCATGCTGTCGTCATTCCCCGAGTCGCCAGAAATCGATGATCTGCCTATTGTAGAGCCGGATCCAGGGCAGGGCCACGCGCCTTCTTCGGCAGCTGTCGGAGCGGCTCAATACCCCATCAGACAGCTGATGGAGCTCATGGAAAACATAGCGAGCAAGCAGACAGCCATGGATCGCGAAAGTTGGCCGGCTTGGTGTAATCGACTGGAGCAATCTCTTACATTGGCCGCCAACAGCGCTGTGGTCGTTGCGAGCCGAGCGCTTGGTTTGAATCTTCTCTCGCCGCTATGGGCGGCACCGTTTCGGCCGACGTTCTGCAACCGACCGGGTAGCGCAGAAGCAACTCGCTATGAGGACACCCTTCGTCGAATCGAAGACGCTTGGAAGATCTCGACCTTGGACAGATTGGGAGTGGGATAATGCATGCGACCTTCGAGGGCTGGCATGTTGTCGCGCACAAGCTGAGAGAGATCGCGAGAAGCGACGCTGCTCGCTTTAATGACGGTCAGGTGGCAACCATCAATGCTATCAGCGAACGCATCGCCGCGAACGGACTTATTCTTGCCGATGAGGTCGGGATGGGAAAGACGCGTGTCGCCGTTGCGGTCATTCGCGCTGTCACCGAGGCCGGCGGCCGTGTCGCCATCATCGTCCCGCCAGGACTGGGATTCCAGTGGGGTGATGAGCTATCCGCTGGTGGGATCCAGGACACGCCATCGCTTCTTCGAAGTTTCGATGCCTATTTGACCGCATGGCGCTCGGACGTTCCAGTTGCCGTCAAACCTTGGTTCGATCGCAGCGTAGTGCTCATCTCTCACGCATTCTCCAATTGGCGTTTGCGCGAGACGAGCAAAATGGAAAGGTGGGCCCTTTTCCCTGCGCTTTACTGCGAATGGAGAAAGCAAACGCGCGGCAGATATCCGCGCGGCTATTATGAAAGTGAGCACTATCCCGGTCCGCAGATTCGCGCAGCGGCGCAGAGCATTTGCAGTAACGCATCTGCTCAAAGTGACCAATCGCGTCAGCTGCTTGAAGAAATATGCGCGGTAATGCCTTGGCCCGAGGCCATGTCAGGCGCAGGGTACGGCAGGTCTGAGCCGTTGAGACCGCTTCTCGAAAAAGCGGTTGGGCTTGGGCTTGGACTGTTCGATTTGGTCATCCTCGATGAGGCCCATAAGAGCCGGCATGATGATAGTGTTCTCTCAAGGCAGTTGAACAGTATCGTCCAGAAGTCCAGAACAGCAAGAGTTCTTGCGATGACGGCGACACCAGTCGAACTCGACACGAGCCAATGGTGTCAAATATTACAACGAATCGCAGTTGAACCGTCCGCGATGGAGCAGATTGAGAACAGCATCAAGTCATATGCAGATGCAGTTAAGCGCGTACGCTTTGTCTGGAAGACGAGCGAAGACGCGCGAGCTGCCTACCAAAAGGCCGCTCGCACATTTGAGACGGCCCTGAAGCCATACTTACTTAGGCGGGATAAGCGAGAAGACTCCGCAGTAATGGCGTTCAAGAAGGCTGCCGGGGGGGAAGTTGATCTCTATCGATCCGAAAAGGAGATCAGAGTGCGCGTCGATGATCTCAATGTCAGTTGGAAGAAAGTAGTGTGCGCAGCCGAGGCGCTTTCTTTCGTTGCCACCGGGGCCGCGACGCCATTTTCGAAGCGCTTACGCCTCACGATAGGGACTGGTCACGGCATTGGAAACGTCGTGGATTCGTTGCATCGAATCGAAACTGACTCGCCGCAGAATGCCGAAGATCAAGCCACGACGGAGCACCTCAACGAATACGGTCAAGACACGCGAGTATCAGAAGATAGGGCGCAGTGGTGGCTCAATGTGCTCAAAGCCGCTGCTCCAGGCGGTGAAGGCGGCTTATTTCAGCATCCGGCCATTTTGGCGGCGGTTTCTGCTATTGAAGCCTACACCGACGCAGGCGAAAAAGTGCTTGTTTTTGGCCGATACACGAAACCACTGCGCGCTCTCACCGAGCTGTTGAATGCGAGAGAGATGTTGCGCTGTCTAAGTACTGGAAAGCTATGGCCCCAGTCCAAGGTGGTGAGCGGCTCGGAGCGTGACGAATGGGCTGCGATAAGGGTGGCGCATGCGCAGATGGCGTGCGCGTTCGGCGTCGACGAGGTCGATATGATGCTCGACGCTCAATACCGAAAACTGGAAACACGCCGAGAGTTTCTGCGGGGTTCTTTGTTTCAAGCCGTGGACGAGAGCCGCTTTCCAATGACAGACGATGAAGCGCGGCTGTTCGAGCGAGCGAAGAACGCGCCCGATGTAACAAAGGCGCTTATCGCAAGGGCGGTCGACGAACTTATCGACGGATCCACTGAGCCGGATCTAGGGCAATGCGCGGAAGCGTTTATCGAATTCCTGAGGGCTCTCCGCGACCGAGATGAGGGAGATCACAATGGAGATGGAATTCTCGATGAGGAGGAGATCGATGCCTTGTGGCGCGATATCGAAGCGAGAATCCACGATGAGTACCGCGCTCAAAGTGGGACATTCGCAAGCTTGATGCATGGCGAAACAAAGCTGACAACCAGGCGAACGCTTCAACTGGCTTTTAATCGGCCGAGTAGCTATCGCCGCGTGCTTGTCGCCCAATCGATGGTCGGCCGGGAAGGCCTCAATTTGCATCAGGCCTGTCGATCGATTGTCTTGCTGCACGCCGAATGGAACCCGGGAGTCGTCGAGCAGCAGATCGGGAGGATTGATCGCGTTGGTAGCCACTGGTCAAAGCAACTTGCTCAAGCACTGAAAGACGGCGACATGCCTTTGCCGCAGATCGAGGTGCGGCCTGTCATTTTCGAGGGGACGTATGACGAGCATCACTGGACTGTGTTGCAGCAACGATGGGATGATTTGCGAGCTCAGTTGCATGGGGTTGTGGTCCCTCAACGGCAGCGAAAGACAGACGATCCTGCCGAGAGTAGTATTATTAAGGAGCTGGACCGATCGGGACCAAATTTCTCACCTACGATCTTGCGTTACCCGTGAATTGAGTATCCGCGCAAACACATCGATCGGCTAAGAGTGAGATGATTTGCCAGAAGATGCAAAGCCGTGAAGCTTGCGGTGATGGTCTAGGTAGCGTTGGTGCCGAGAGCTCAGCTTTGCAATCGATAACTGTGGACCTATTCCGAAACAGCGAAGGCTTTGGTCGGTCAATCTGCTTGAAATCAGAATGGATCCGTTCTCGTCGAACGAGATGAATCCACGATCAAACAGCCCATCGATGTGGACGGCAAGCAGGAGGCCATTGTCGGGGTCGAGACGTTCGGTGGAAGTCGCTTCACACCAAGGCTTGATATGCGACGCGCGAAGAAGCTCCGGGATTGCTAGGCCGGTCAGCGCGCACCGGGCGCCCCAGACGTCCAAAAGGTCGCGACGAAAGTTTTGCTGACCCAACCTCACGGCGCGCATAGCTTCGGTCTCGGTCCGTGGATCGATGTCCATCTGATCCGCGCTCTCGACTGAAGGTGTGATGGGCATGCCCTCAAGTGTCTCAACGAAGCGTCTGAAGGCCTGCTGGGATGCGAAGCCAAAATCGACGCCATATGGAATCGGTGCCTTGCCCGACCAAATTCGCTTTGGGAAGGCTCGCATAGTCGAGTTGTGATAAAATAAACTTCGATTTTCTCGTTGAACGCCAGGTATCTGCATTAGAGCCGTGACCCCTTCCTCGTAAGCTGGGTCGACGACCAGGACGGACCTGTTGCTATCGAATTTAATGTAGAGCGTGGTGAGGCCGCGGGTTGCGCGTCGCGTCTTAACGCCGGTTGGAGCGAGGTCGAAGCCAGCCGTGATCAACTCTTCACAGAGCAGATCTCTGCTCAGTTCATTGGCCATCGCGCGGGCGGGGGGCGGGTCGAAAGACCAGTGCACGACGACCGGCGTGGTATCTTCCATATGACTGGCCCACGCGCGGCCTGCATAAGTAAACGGCAAGCGGTCCGCAGATCGATGGAAGATATGCGTCGGCGAAGAGCCTTCCGAAATGGCGCGCATCAAGGGTTGGGAGAGATTTGAGCGGTTTTTGGCGGACCAGACGAGTCGCTGGCCGTCCCAGCGGTTCGGGTAATCGTGGCCGGTTCGTCCAGCTGAGTCGACGTTGCAGAATACAAAGAGTTCGTTATCGAATCGCGTATAGCCGGTGGCCCAATCGCCGCCTCGTCGATCTCCGGGCACGCCAAGAAGGTCCTGAATCTGCGTCCGTGTATATTGCGCGCCCACCTCAAAGTCCATTTTGCCTCCAGAGGTCCGTTTTGCCGATCCGCTTGGTATTCTCCTAGAAAGCGATCGACGACAATGCAATGCGCGCTGTAGACGTGGCTGCTGCAAGGCTGTGAGGCGTCGAGACCATAAACGCGGATTGTCGAAGTGGGTGGTTGGGATTTCAAAGAAGGTGGTCAGCGCATACTGCACTGCGGCATGTGCAATATTCCATAACGACGCATACGCGAATGCTGCTCGTCAAAAATGCTTGGCAGCAAGAAGCCCGAGCAGAACTGTGCCCGAGACGGCGGATACTGCGACCATATTAATTAGGTTTTGCGTGGCCACCGATAGCATCGATGCCGCGGAGGACGGCAACGAGTTCGCTTTTGATTTCTCGCGTTTTGGCCTTTGTGGCGTTGTTTTTGCAGACATTGCATTTCCGAGATGGCGGGCCAGGCCGCCATGCGGTCTGACCCTGACGCGTCCCTGTCGGGATTTGTCCCCGATCTGAAGCCACCATTGCATGCTCGCGGACGAGAAAGCTTAAGAGGTCTGGTAAACCAAAAACAGACGGGAACTGATGGTTTATGAATTCGCGACACGTGTCGCGCGGGAAGCCCCGAGTTTCTGCAATATCGTTGATCATATCAAACTCACGGCAGCGTGTCAGCGCGCGCCGGTACCGCACGTTGACACGTCACCGCTCTATCCGGCCAGCGAAAGCTCGGCCGGCCTGATGGGCTCCGGACGGGTTCGCCGCCATCCCCATCGCCGCAATTGATCCGCCCCAGCGTGCGGCTTCTCCTGCGGTCCCCGCGCTTAAAGGGTCCGGGTCCCCGAAAGCCTTAAGCCGCCTCGCTCGGCAGCGTCGACGTCATTTCGGCAATCTTCTGAAACTCGACAAATAGCTCAGGCTGATATTGCTCGAGATATCGCCCCACGCGGTCGTTGGTGACCAACTTGCGGAGATACCCCTTGACCACCGTCAGATGGAGGTGATCTTGGCCGTACAAGTCTTGGATCGAAGATATCGCTTCCTGCAATCGTGAGAGTTCGCGTTCCATGCGGGCAATAGCTTCGGCGGTCATGCCCTTCAACCGCTTTGGCGTCTGTGGCGTGACCAGCTGGGCCTGGGGAGTGCCGGCCAATAGAGCAGACGCATAAC
This genomic stretch from Bradyrhizobium sp. CCGB12 harbors:
- a CDS encoding HNH endonuclease, which codes for MDFEVGAQYTRTQIQDLLGVPGDRRGGDWATGYTRFDNELFVFCNVDSAGRTGHDYPNRWDGQRLVWSAKNRSNLSQPLMRAISEGSSPTHIFHRSADRLPFTYAGRAWASHMEDTTPVVVHWSFDPPPARAMANELSRDLLCEELITAGFDLAPTGVKTRRATRGLTTLYIKFDSNRSVLVVDPAYEEGVTALMQIPGVQRENRSLFYHNSTMRAFPKRIWSGKAPIPYGVDFGFASQQAFRRFVETLEGMPITPSVESADQMDIDPRTETEAMRAVRLGQQNFRRDLLDVWGARCALTGLAIPELLRASHIKPWCEATSTERLDPDNGLLLAVHIDGLFDRGFISFDENGSILISSRLTDQSLRCFGIGPQLSIAKLSSRHQRYLDHHRKLHGFASSGKSSHS
- a CDS encoding DEAD/DEAH box helicase is translated as MHATFEGWHVVAHKLREIARSDAARFNDGQVATINAISERIAANGLILADEVGMGKTRVAVAVIRAVTEAGGRVAIIVPPGLGFQWGDELSAGGIQDTPSLLRSFDAYLTAWRSDVPVAVKPWFDRSVVLISHAFSNWRLRETSKMERWALFPALYCEWRKQTRGRYPRGYYESEHYPGPQIRAAAQSICSNASAQSDQSRQLLEEICAVMPWPEAMSGAGYGRSEPLRPLLEKAVGLGLGLFDLVILDEAHKSRHDDSVLSRQLNSIVQKSRTARVLAMTATPVELDTSQWCQILQRIAVEPSAMEQIENSIKSYADAVKRVRFVWKTSEDARAAYQKAARTFETALKPYLLRRDKREDSAVMAFKKAAGGEVDLYRSEKEIRVRVDDLNVSWKKVVCAAEALSFVATGAATPFSKRLRLTIGTGHGIGNVVDSLHRIETDSPQNAEDQATTEHLNEYGQDTRVSEDRAQWWLNVLKAAAPGGEGGLFQHPAILAAVSAIEAYTDAGEKVLVFGRYTKPLRALTELLNAREMLRCLSTGKLWPQSKVVSGSERDEWAAIRVAHAQMACAFGVDEVDMMLDAQYRKLETRREFLRGSLFQAVDESRFPMTDDEARLFERAKNAPDVTKALIARAVDELIDGSTEPDLGQCAEAFIEFLRALRDRDEGDHNGDGILDEEEIDALWRDIEARIHDEYRAQSGTFASLMHGETKLTTRRTLQLAFNRPSSYRRVLVAQSMVGREGLNLHQACRSIVLLHAEWNPGVVEQQIGRIDRVGSHWSKQLAQALKDGDMPLPQIEVRPVIFEGTYDEHHWTVLQQRWDDLRAQLHGVVVPQRQRKTDDPAESSIIKELDRSGPNFSPTILRYP